The Vigna unguiculata cultivar IT97K-499-35 chromosome 1, ASM411807v1, whole genome shotgun sequence nucleotide sequence TTCAAACTTCTGTACTGATATTTAATTTGCAtcattaatcttttattttactgTTTAATTAAACCTTTGTTTGGAGCTTCAGAAAGTACCTAGTTATTTAATGCATTCCCCTTTCGCCTTATTCACGTTAGTCGTCCTTTAACTAGCTGTTTTTGTTGGATCGTGTTTTTGTGTCTGTACTTGGCTACTTATCTTTTGCACTTATGTTCTTTATTTGAAGCTTCCAATCGATTTCACTGCGCATAGTGCCTGATTTGCGTTGTATGCGCCTAATTTTGATTCGAAGCAACTGTTATCTTTTTAAACACGCACAGTGCCTACATCTTTGTTATTCAACGGTGACCTATTGCTCGCAATACGTTTGTCTTTCATGTAGCATTTTTCTTCAACAATGGACAATTCTTCTGCTATTGGTTATGACGGGCTTATGCTTTTACCAAAGAAAACTCCTATTCATACTATCTAGTTTTGTCTTCGTTTTGGTAAGCTAAGATCTTTGGTCAAATTGAAGATGTTACTGGGTATGTTTTAAAGTATATGCTTAAAAAGTTGTTGAAAATAGTTAAATTGATACATTGCAATGAAATCCTGATATGGGTACAGAAAACTCCTATTTCATCTTTGGTCGATAATCTCTTTTCTGTATGGCTAGTTTGTATCGTCACTGAGTTTAAGTTCTTACattaaatagaaataagaaagtagagcattgtataaaaataaatatccataaatttattatttttaaagttttggattTAAGAGTAATGTTAATGTCTTATATGGTTGGACTAAGGTTTTATTAGTGTTATATCTTCTCAATAAAACTTCCTTTATTGACCTGTAAGTGTGTAtacattcttttaatttttaagattgTCACCCTTAACTAACTagaagttcaattttaaaatcttttggTAATAAGGGATAGATTTAGAACCTTTTAACCAGGGTTTGACATGGAAATTGAATAGAATTCTACTTAAATTTCCTAATTGTTTTTTTTGACGGGCTATCCTGGTAATGCCAGACTATAATTTCCAGATTGTCTTTTTATGCATTCCATGTATATATAGAACGAGTTTGTCTCTTTTATTTGTCTCTTTGAACATGACGGCAAGGATTTCATGGGTTTATCTCTGCATTATTGTTCTGACAATAAGTAGAAAGAATTTAGGGTTGAATTTGAGAGGCgaaaataaaaggaatttaGACTCATTTACTTTGTCATCTGATTTTATAAGGTTTGAAAATGCCATACATtttgcaaatattaattggtcttagatgaaaatatatataaaattcttttaCATAAGTTATGGATGAagtttcaattcaaaattataaaagaactttaaagattataattataaaatactgAATCAagaattttgtatttgtaataattataaaataagtggaacaaaagataaaagatacaCACCTCTATATCCTGTACATTCATTTTAAACCTCCCTAATATTTTGGTTAGATTAGtataattatgaattaaatttatatttaaatcaatatgTTAACTGTAACGCATTCAAACACTACATAACCATTAATAGGTTTTAGAAACTTCAATAATCATCATTAACCttatgataatatgaaaaatatgattattaatatatttataaatgttcTAGTCAGAGCACATTCCCTTAACTTCTCAACCCCTTATTTCCTCTTCAAGTCTCCTTAATTGACAGTTACTggtcttttaataattttgtaacattCTTGCATAATCCTTGGTATGGTCTCCTTCGGCTTAAGTGTGAAATAGGGCTTAAGATTACTTAACCATCAGGTCTAACGGCCCAAACAGTACTAAGCCCACCACCACAATACATGTGGACCAAAAATCTCATTGATTAAGTTgaaatagtttattaaataattcaattttttaaggGTCTCAACTGAGACATTTATGATATGAGAGCAGTATGTGAGAATTACTAGACCTGATACAACTTTAAAGTGAGTAAACTTGATGGAGGCATATGGTGTCCTCAATTAACTTTTAATACCATCACACTTTAAACTAGTACAATATTTCGATTAAATTACTACAATTATTAGTTAAAGTATAAAATTGGTGTTTGTACTGTATGTCTATTAATattcttattataataataataataatactaataacttagattataataataatacagaaaaataatatttccaaCTAGTAGATCATTTTAATAAAGATTGGACGAATGGttctattaaattataaatacttGAATTATTATGACAatcgtaataataataattaggtttaattattcggatggtacccactttagtaggagtgtgtcaatttggtacccgccgaaaaaaagtgtcaattgcgtccccatttttgaaaaagtgcatcaatcaggtccctttcagaaaaaaataattaacgccGTTAACGGCAGGCCACGTGTCActctcacatttttttaattttttttttattttttattttaattttttttaatttttttttgtaaaaaaattttgttgccacgtgtcaagtccctattttgacacgtggcaatgtcagtgccacgtgCCAGGATAATGCCACGTGTGACAACTGTCATTGTacttatttcaatttagtacccatatgtacttgattgtttcaatttagtacccactTTTGtctttttggttcaattttgtcccaattttttttaataattgaagtatattttttaattcatttttctataagattaatactaattaagtataattatttttacaaaattaagtacttatatttatcttaaaatttagtGGTCAAAGAATACATTGACAAGATAtgggttaataatatacaataacataatatgctaaaaagttatttttaataaaaaaatattagtataacatttatacaaataatagatTTGGTCTTGAATTCGACagaaacaatattgttttactttgaaaaaaaaaagtagatgattatattgttctattagtataacattttttgtacaactaaattttaatataaatatcatagtacttaatgttgtaaaaatatttatgcttaattacttttaatcttataaaaaattgacttaaaaaatcttcaattatttaaaaacattggGATAAAATTGAACTAAAGGCACAAAagtggggactaaattgaaacaatcaggTACATATGGATACTAAATTGGAATTAGTACAATGACAGTTGTCACACGTGGCATTATCCTGCCACATGGCACTgacattgccacgtgtcaaaacatggatttgacacgtggcaacaaaaattttttacaaaaaacattaaaaaaaaaattaaaaaaaattaaaaaaattaaaaaaacgtgAGAGTGACACGTGGCTTGCCGTTAACggcgttaattatttttttctgaaagggacctgattgatgcactttttcaaaagtggggaCGCAATTGGCACTTTTTTTTCGACAGGTACCAAATTAACACACTCctaccaaagtgggtaccatacgagtaattaaacctaataattaatattattattattattattatctttcattttattttcttactattatgtgtattaatatttttgtagcaacaaaattaacaatataataataattgtaattcattattagaattttttatattacatttttttttgtaaatttgttaaaaaaatttgtaagaaaagatttttttttgtcattttttctaaaaattttaattgatagatAACTTTTTGGTAgataatattttctataaattggtaactaaaacttttaatttgcaAGGATTAAaacataatgataataattgtCATTGCTAATCATTATGATATAAAAGATATAAgcaaataattgaattttaaatatagaaTTTCTTAACTAACGATTCAATgatattaaagtaatttttttatttgatattctttTATGAATTCACGTATATATGTGTGAAAGTACCAAGTAGTtttagataaagaaaaaaaaaaaagaataatcacGCTTGCATTTTTAGCTAAActttcttttgtgtttttttctaTTCTAACACAGACTAAGGATGTGTTTGGTTCAATGTTTTAGAATCGATTTCAGATAAATCAATTTTTCAGcgcaaatataaaaattagtcgtttctcatttaatataatttttttactttttaattaattttaaaatcaaacgACGTGGATCCAGACGGAGATCCAAACACGCACTAAGTACGCATTACCTTGACTACCCTTATTTTTCCTATTCTAGTCCTTTAATATAGGTTACTGGACATATCTATTTCCAAACAAACTTGGTGAAAACTCTGCTATCTGTTTTAGCCCATATAAAAGTGTAAAACTTCCACATAAATTGAATGACCTTTACACATGATTTTATATAAAGAGAATCTTCTACTACTCAGTTTAAAGATAATGGAGAGTCATTGCCTATAAATTTTTGAAAGTATGGAAATGAACCAATATGTAGAACTAGATTTCTTTTGTAATATCCACAATGCACaacaatatttatatagaaGTGCTAACAATAATAcactttttaatgtttttcttctaatatACTCTATATTGTTGGTCAGAACAAATTTAACTGTCAGGACATAGgttcaaatttttgaaatgtttatattgaaaacaactatttatttgttttttaatatttctttacttAATTAAGTcctaactttattttaaatcacaCATAAATTTGTCTTATAAGGATTTTTGAAGTTGGTCCAAAAATATTGTAATGTGATTTGAAATCATGAATAAATATTGAATTGTTTCGAGGCATGACGTGTGGAAACATCTAATTTTGTGTTCTTTCGCTATTTCTACTTTGTAGTTAGTTTGATCTCCTTGGTGTCTCTGAAGAGGAATTTGTTTGTCGATCAAAATGGTAAAAGAATGTGTCAGATGTTACAAACAGGTAAATAGTAAAAGGGAAATCACTATGTTtctgaagaaaataaataatatttagcacataaatatcacaaaataaaatataataatcatgAATAGAAAACTCAGCTTCAATGATATAGTGACCAACAAAAGTAAAAGTGATCATGTGTCCTGACCAACTTTTCTTGAATTGACATGGCAGGATTGGCATAAAATTTTCTGTCTGTGTTAAAAGTGTGAAAGGAAAAACACAGTTTGATAGAAACTTATCAAATTTGGAACATCAAAACTAATATCTGTATATCTGTTCATCCTGCACCTTGTTATAACCTTGAAGTCCCCAACACTATGGTATAGTCATTGTTGCTCAACGGTTCCagtttttttgtgttattctttattaaacattaaaaaaacgTTACTTTTAGTATTTGAAAAAagcttttattatattttaaaactttaaaatagttgtcaaaatggataatccggCCTGACttggctcaacccaccacggattgatgatttagtgagttAACCCAACCTGGTTCATATTTTAGCGAGCCAAAAGATTTTTGAACCCGGTTCGGTCCACTACGGATTAGCGGGCTAAACGAGTTgactcacgggttcacttaattaaaaaacatacaattttttttcagtcaaaactaaattaccattctaattaaaatctaaataaaatttaatacaatccaaatacaaccaaaataaaaaaaatataaattatttatgtgttggctaaaaaaaatctaacataacccaaatgtaaagcccaacttaataaaaaatcacttatgtgacccttttatttgccggttggtgagccaacccggctcaccacgggttcaacctgGATGAGCCGGATTCTAGATGaaccgggtcaaaaatcaatccgtattgaaatttataaaaaaatttcaacccaatccGATCCGAACCCGTCGTGAACTAAATTACTCACagttccaacccattttaaCATCTCTAAAAATAAGTGATCTTCGGTGTAGAAACAACACATCAAAATCTGTACAGAATCCAAATTAATATTTACTCTTCTTACTAAACTAATATGGTTCTGAAGGCAGAATCAAAATTTGCCGAACAACTTTAGCAATTAATCTTTCTAAATCTGACTACAAATAAAACCTCCAATTACATGCTATTCCAAATCAATCTAATtcactcttcttctttttttcattttagagGTATATAAATAATCGTTGTATACGAATTCTTTAAAAGAGTAGAAATtggtaaaaatttaaatataaattaaaagtctcgtagaaatgaaaaaattaaatgatattcaagaaaaaaatctacaaatcttatatattaaaattttatattgaaggtagcatcgttttttttttataaaaaaacttatatctCATTGATAATAAATTTCCCTTTATGAAAAActgtaaaaatgtaaaaacttagttatatcactaaaaaaaatagtatttaacgAAGATGATTTAATAGAAGTTAATATAACTCTAAAAATAGATTCAATtaattgaagttttttttttttaaattttagttaactTTCAAAAGTTTCAATATATATGAGTCAAGATCACTTTTgtataattacattttacacgAGAAAATTCAATTCCtaccattttatttttgaaaaaaattataatttataggCTGAGTATTTTCGTAAACACTTCcatgaaaataaaactatatatatatatatatatatatatatatatatatatatatatatattacataattaaatatattgcaTTAATACTTATGATTAGATAGTAGTTAATCACTTATATTATATGAAAGCAATGCTATTTATTGCAGCTAATTTACCATGATTTGTGGCCACTAACTTCGTCACTCTAAACTACGTGGTATGATAGATAAAGGGGTAGCCATAGAAGTAAGTAGGTATAGTAGGTGATAATAAGACTCTATGCAAGTCAATTAATTACTTGAAACTAAACTACAAGTTAAATTACGCATGCCCTGATTCGCTTTTTCAGGAATCATAACTACAAACCAGACATGTCTGCACAGATCCTAATGTCATTCAGAAAAAAGGTTATCATCTTCTACCTAAAAACACTAATACTAATGCTCATACTTTTGGAACATCAATCATGGATAATAGCTAATAAGGTGCAACAGGCCACTGGCAGAAAGGCACTGAAACAGTGTTATAATCCTCCACACTCAAACAACAAAACCCCTCATCTGCAACCTGCTCAATCTTATTCTTTCCCTGTCCCTTGTTCGAACCCCTTAGACCCTCTGAAGTGCTTTCTACCGTTTCTACTCCAGATATTTCTTGATATCTGGAATACGTCCCAAAACCTTGCTCTTTACTCAGCATTGCCTTCAACTTCATAACCTGCTCACAAcaacaacacacaaaaaaacattGCATAACGTAAAATAGTAATGCAGTTTCATATTTCTATTCATGACACAAACCCTAATCTCAGAGATGAAGTTTGAAAATCATGTCATTGTTTTTTTGGAATAAACTAGTAATATATATGGTTTACATACAGGTACATGGAGAGACAGAAGGACATAAAGGGTATAAACGTTTTTATAATGCGTGTGGGAGTGTGTGAAAGTGAAGTTGAAAGGTACCTCTTCTTGAAGCTTCTGCTTTTCGCTGGAGATGACATCATATTGGTGCTTGAGAACATCATATAAGTGCTCAAGCTGCTTCGTTTTCCACCTCGTACGTCTATTTTGGAACCAAACAGCGATTTGGCGAGGCTGAAGACCTAGCTCCCTCGAAAGCTTCATCTTCCTTTCAGGGTCTAACTTTATTTCTTCCTGGAAGCTCCTCTCCAATAACTCCAACTGGTTGCTTGTTaacctcttcttcttctctttgcCTCCGTTGTACATTGCCGGAATTGAACCTTCTCCTGTCTCCAACATTGTCGCTTCTTTCATTTCCACTCCTGAACATATGCAGCAAAAAGGGTTATGTTGGAAAAACAGCAAGGTGTTTATAGCTATTTACACTTCTTAGTATTACAAAGTGCTGTCTCTAATACATAAACGAAAGCATTTTAGCTAGGGTTAATAACCATTTTAcgattaaaataacataaatattctATCTGTGAAAACATAAGTGTACTCTTTTGAAACATAACATTTAGGCTGTCGGATTGATCTTTCAGAGGTTGTCCTAGCTGAATATACCAACTCAACAAACAAGTGCAGCTTTCAGATATATATGTCTTTGTCAATGTTTCCTATGCTAAGCTTCTTCAGAAAAGCAAGAAAATGGGACAATTACTTGGGATTCAAGTTACTATTACAAAACTCAGAAATATCGAAATGTGGTGGTTGAAAAGTTGTTGGAAGCTAACTGGATATGAAAATGATAAACCATGGGAAgtagaaaagaaaagcaagttGACATTTGAGGATGAAGATAAATCCTTGGAAGAAGTTATGTTTTGTTGGTGTTTTATTACCTGGATAacggttgttgttgttgtagttGTAGAAGAAGCCTAAGGTATCTGGGTGAGGAAGAAATGGTTTTGTGGTGTAATGCCAATCCATAGCTTTTTGTTCTTCCATTGAAATCCATGTGCAGAAGGATCTCTTATATGGGTTAATGGGTTGAGTGTATGAGGATGAACTTAGACCACGTAGGCGCGTAGGGAAAGGTGTGTTCTGACTTGGTATTATGAGAGGCAAAAGGCTGTCTATATTCCTTTCTCTTTTTGGGTGCCAGCTAATAAGAGATCTTTAATTTCTCAATGCTTGTAggtaataaatttgatttcattatgAAAATAAGATTCAGAGCATTTATTTCATTGGTTACTCCTAAATCAAAGTAATAATCAAAGTAATGTTTAACAGAAGGACAGTGGTAATATAGAGTTGTACCTATCCGGGGCTACGGTGAGTGGCGTACCCAAGAGGAAGGTTAGAGTGAGGTTTTCCTTTGTAAATTGTGAGGTTGTTCTTCCTTGCTATTGGGAGCAACAATGTCTTGTGTTAAGGTGGGAACTGCGGAAAGGGACCACGATTTGTCAGGAcaaggtgtgaaaagggggaaCCATGTCTTGAGCTGGCCACTCATACCCTTCAAGccatccgtttcaaaaaaataaaataaatatatatatatcactattATATCATTTGTTTTACAATAACtcttgtaattttaaaattatgcaaatgtagtaagttaaaataatatcatgaaaatttattatgaagggaaataattaatcaaaattcacTTCAAATGATGCATTTCATTTGAAGAATGATGAATGGATGAATTTGAaaggttaaaaatatatatttgctacttatttttattcagttttgtcattttattcttaatattattcttttttcgattaagttctattttttgttaattttgtttaatttggtttttatttttatttatttttagtttttttaaatgtccacgtgtcaacatAAAAACAAGTTATGTGTgaaagtcaatgttttatatttaatttggttcctatattccttatttttattcaatttagtccaaacttttttaaaatgtaacaATTTTGTATCTCTataaattgagaccaaatttgatttttatataaatattataacaatatttttattaacattcatatttttattaattatttgacttagggttacaattaatttaaaattggaaGGAAAATTGTAAAGATGaggactaattttaaaattttagatgaaTGGTGTTAGTTCTCATCCTTGAAACTTTCTTTCTAATCTTAAACTAATTGtaaccttaaaaaaattatttaataaaaatgtaattattaagAACATCATTATAACATCAATTTTCAGAGAGACAAAATTGCTTGCTCAATTTTAAACAAGAATGAGACTAAATtgacaaaataatgaaatatagcgacaaaattgaatataaaatattgattctaacatGTGACACGTTGCTCGGTTGACACAcgacatttttttcaaataaataaaaataaaaaaaataaaaaaatcacgagTGTCATGGGATCGTTACTTCTttttaccattaattatttaaacaatattagaataaaaaatcaaattgaacaaaattgatggaaattggaacctcattaaaaaaatatatatattacaactataatgacaaaattgaacaaaatagaaaccatatatatatatatatatatatatatattaaccaatttcaaaagataaaaggaaagaaatgtcTGTTATTTACTTTAAGACCTATAAAATGAAAGAATTCGAAGaaaaagttttttcaaaatttgtgaatgatagataaaaagaaagtttcattgattaaaataaaatattacaattttactctcgtaattaaaattaatataggataaaatgtaattatttaaagttaatttaaagaaaaatccggatgattagttttttaataaaaaaatgaataggttaaatttattttaaaataaaattaaaattaattgctGCTATTATGTATTACAATTTTACTCTTACAATCAAAATTGATATAGAATAAAATGTAATTggttaaatcatatttaaagaAACATCTGAATAATTaaccttttaataaaaaaatgaataggttaaatttttttcaaaataaaattaaattataattgctgCTCTTTTGCCATACCGAGGAAGAGAATCCATGTACAGTAAAAAAAACAAGGGAGTAATTGTGAAATTTAGTCTAAATTGTAAGGTATTTAAGTAAAAACACACGTTATAAATAGTAGGTCATAAATagtaaggttaaatatgtttttctccttCAAATTAAAGTGAATCTTGAAATTAGTTCCTTTTcgaaattttataataatttagttatttatttttagaaatacgtgaatttagtcttttttatcaagttttgttaagtttatttgatattttaaacgcattttatgataatatttgagttaacattgaagcgaaaatgtgtcatgTGATTGAAACCtcatataaatttaacaaaaattggttaaaatgactaaatttaggtatttttaaagataaagaactaaattgatcaaaatttttgaaaaatgactaatttcaaatttcattgaattttaagggacaaaaacatatttaaccctaaatagTATTTACTTTCAACTCTCCTCCCACATAGGTCCTTTCTTCCTTTTATCCCTATTAGTCTTACATATTCACAAATTCATAGAAACAAAAACGCAAATTACTCcttatgagaaaaaaaacaaagaaatgcAATAGATGGTCTATATGTTAGactttataattagtttaatttggTTATTCCTCAAAATGAAAAACCGTTTTAGGTCTCATTAGTTGTTGATGATGGTTCTTCGAGTTGATGAGATGGTCTATATATTAGGATATGAGCTAACCTATATTCGATGtaatttttaatccaaaatttcaaatgttatatccatttttttttatatattatttgtttttatctagCATTTTCAGTTAATGTGAAGTTCTTAGCTTCGTATTTAAATTTCTCACAATTTTTCTGTGACGTGTATTTCCTTCTTATATGTtggaaagatataaaaaaataatagataatcaCTCGAATCAAATCTctcctaaataaataatatgcaaactaataaaatgtataaaatagaGAAGAGAGGAATCAACAAACACCAAAATTTTTAACGAGAAAAACTCTCTGGAGGAAAAATTCATGGGACTTAGTCCAGTCAAATcttttactaataaaaattgatgaatacACCACAAGTTCTCTTGAAGATtctaaggatcaacatagcaTTATTCTCTCCATCAATAAGGTGAATAACAAACCCAATGAatactttaaataaacaatagAGTGAACcctaatatttgaataaatgaTTAAAACTTTTTCTCCAAGGTAACTTCTCTGCACAGACAAGATAAATTATGGTTgctcttatcttcttctttacTCTCTTTGATTTCTCACCATAGGCATTCACAAGTTATTTCTTTCTGTCTCACTCTATTTTTCTCATTATAAGTCAGATAcaagtattatatatttaaattacataatgaGTCGGgagtccataaaaaaaattcatctttttattttttttatttcaataaattagtGACGCACTTGATAAAtgttcctaatttttttttaaatgcaaatATTCTACCGGTGAGTGTCTTATTTACATGATACTTTTTTCACCGATGATATCGATCATTGAATCCGAATCAAACAtctaaaaaattacaaaaacaaattttaagaagataacagttttatcaaacaaaattattcaCAAATACAATATACTATATacataaagttatatatataatctaaggaagatcaaaatatatatacattaaattgTATCTCCAAACTTAACAATACTATAAGTTTCCTTTCTAACTACAgagtatttttttcttcttcattataCTCATGATTTAAATATCTGTTAAACTATCGattctttttgtctttttttatcaacaaaaaaaaaatgaatttaaggAGAGCAATTACCAGGCTCTATCCCTTTTACACAAAATGTAGAAAATACTATGATACAAAGGATTACATCTCTTGTAGGTACCTCCTAATCACTAATTAAGGATATCCTATCAAGAAGAAAACATGTAGATTAGGTTAAACAGCATCATAAAACTGCTTGACAAAATTACAGAGATAGAATAAAATGATAGGCAGAGAGAAAAAACATTGCTGTGTTACTGCAGGAGCATGGTGTGTGGTCCCTGACCAGATCATATATATGAAGGTTTCTTCCTGCATTTTTTACTAATTCTGCGACATCTCAATTAGCAACTAGgtgattaattaatttagttattaacGAGTGATGAAATATATACCAAGTTTGACGTAAAACACGCATTTCAACAAACCAACAATACTTTGTCTTAataaattcttattaaaataaacaaatatggcATG carries:
- the LOC114191141 gene encoding homeobox-leucine zipper protein ATHB-22-like, which translates into the protein MDWHYTTKPFLPHPDTLGFFYNYNNNNRYPGVEMKEATMLETGEGSIPAMYNGGKEKKKRLTSNQLELLERSFQEEIKLDPERKMKLSRELGLQPRQIAVWFQNRRTRWKTKQLEHLYDVLKHQYDVISSEKQKLQEEVMKLKAMLSKEQGFGTYSRYQEISGVETVESTSEGLRGSNKGQGKNKIEQVADEGFCCLSVEDYNTVSVPFCQWPVAPY